In Actinomycetota bacterium, the genomic stretch GATTGAAATATTCAGAATATATGATATATTACATCTTATTTGTTTTTTCGGGGTGTAGCGCAGCTTGGTTTAGCGCACCTGCTTTGGGAGCAGGGGGTCGGAGGTTCAAATCCTCTCACCCCGACCACTAGGAAATTAACTCGATCCGACTGCTTTCCTTGTACTTTTCCCTCATTTCGCAGACCTTTGACATCCTATTTAATAAATAGATTCTGTAAGAACACTCGCCAGTGCTTTGCGAGCGAAAGGATTTTTCATCCTCGCCACTTTGAGATCTGGTACGCCAAAAGCTAAATATTGGCGAGACTATTCTCGCCAATATTGATTTATCTATGCCAAATGAAGTATAATGGCTATGTAAAAATGGAGGCGATGTTTTGAGAAAGTTCGATTATTTAAAATTGATGAATCTATCTTTACCGGTCAGCATATACCATACGATAGCACAAATTCACGAGTATAAAGGCAAACAAGAGCTTTATGTGATCAATTATCCGGATGTCTTAGAAAAGATGATAAACATCGCAAAAATACAGAGCGCAAAGTATTCTAATGCTATTGAAGGAATTTACACCAACGATACAAGACTGCTGGAGTTGATGAATAAGAAATCTGAACCCCGGAACAGAAACGAGGAAGAGATTGCCGGCTACAGACATGTGCTCGACATGGTACACGAAAATTATCCTTATATAGAATTCAGCAAAAATGATATTCTAACCTTACACAATCAACTATATTCTTACTCCCATGTTAACCATAAGGGAAAGTTCAAGACGATGGATAATACCATTGTTGAAGTCAACAGTATGGGTAATAAAAAAGTAAGATTCAAACCGGTAAGCAGTTTTGAAACGGAAAAGTATTTCGACGAAATGGTAGCAGCTTATAGAAAAGCTGTTAAAGCAAACATACCACCGCTCATTTTGATACCTGTCCTTATCCATGATTTTTTGTGCATACATCCATTTGACGATGGAAACGGAAGAATGAGCAGAATATTAACACTTCTTCTTTTATATAAATTTGATTATTTTGTCGGAAGATATATAAGTATCGAGATGCTGATTGAGGAGAGCAAAGATTCTTACTATAAGGAGCTTCAAAACTCAAGCGAAAAATGGCACATAGGTGAGAATGACGAACTACCGTTTATTAAATATATGTTGGCAATTATTCTAAAAGCATATAGAGAGTGTGATGATAGATTTAAGCTGATAGGAGAAAAGACATTATCATCACCGGAGAGAGTGCTGGCGGTTATTCAAAAATCTCTGGAGCCGCTTTCGAAGCGAGATCTTGTTATGCTTTGTCCGGACATATCTCAAAGGACAATAGAAAGAGCCTTAAAAGAATTGCAAGAGAACGAAAAAATAAAGCAGGTAGGCGGTGGACGCTCAACAAGATATGTCAAGATTTAAATCGGATTTTCTGAAGACAAATTTCAAAAATCTAAGACATGCAATCTTTTATAAGAAGCTATTTGAGAAATATGCCACCCATTGACTGTTCTCAAACCATTGATTTTGTTGGATTTCTTAAAAAGCCCTGTATCGCCACTCGCACCATTGGAAATTAACTCGATCCGACTGCTTTCCTTGTACTTTTCCCTCATTTCGCAGACCTTTGACATCCTATTTAATAAATAGATTCTGTAAGAACACTCGCCAGTGCTTTGCGAGCGAAAGGATTTTTCCATTCAATTATCGAATTAGATAAATTTGAAATTACTGATATATCAAATAATAGAAAATGCAGTACATATTCCGGAGAATAGATTAGCAATTGGATGTATAACTCAACTCGGAACAATTAAACCGTCAGATTTCTTTTTATTGATGTATCCTGTACAGTCAAATACAATTCCCA encodes the following:
- a CDS encoding Fic family protein, which produces MRKFDYLKLMNLSLPVSIYHTIAQIHEYKGKQELYVINYPDVLEKMINIAKIQSAKYSNAIEGIYTNDTRLLELMNKKSEPRNRNEEEIAGYRHVLDMVHENYPYIEFSKNDILTLHNQLYSYSHVNHKGKFKTMDNTIVEVNSMGNKKVRFKPVSSFETEKYFDEMVAAYRKAVKANIPPLILIPVLIHDFLCIHPFDDGNGRMSRILTLLLLYKFDYFVGRYISIEMLIEESKDSYYKELQNSSEKWHIGENDELPFIKYMLAIILKAYRECDDRFKLIGEKTLSSPERVLAVIQKSLEPLSKRDLVMLCPDISQRTIERALKELQENEKIKQVGGGRSTRYVKI